From Thermogladius calderae 1633, a single genomic window includes:
- a CDS encoding glycosyltransferase, with the protein MSPLDLTGLIGVALFLLPQTLFFAFYSLLGLYSKRYSEKRGLEAYLGETVSIIIPVRGEPPDYVEMALKRVSELSSTVDVEVIIVSDDPPEFLEYLRRLVDEWSRRLKVYYVWRSEPRGFRAGALNVGLYASTGDYVYVMDVDSFFDPCLVLRGVSLLKSSERLAGVVGRWSVWNKGSRLSEALAYNMEYVVNVLFKARSALSLDIFPLGTGTLFKASVLKELGGWDEERLQDDMDLGVRLYRRGYRVEYIDSCRVYVEAPTRYSSLRVQQERWAYGATDVLLARLGALLRSPVSLVSKVESALFLGQYTVVLLLWVGFAVTATVSLLGGVDYTAKYAFITGAWLFSQALFAAVETYTLGAGLRESAVNQGRMAAVTVALSVPILRGVAKALARARQEYKRTPKGLFERRMRGKGVSGELALLVALAVVLFLVALRKYVLLSLITCMYMVSVVYTLIRWPRDIIGLK; encoded by the coding sequence TTGAGCCCACTCGACTTGACGGGACTAATCGGGGTCGCCTTGTTTCTCCTGCCGCAGACGTTGTTCTTCGCGTTCTACAGCCTGCTCGGGCTCTACTCTAAGAGGTACTCCGAGAAGAGGGGGTTGGAAGCGTACCTAGGCGAGACGGTGTCTATCATCATACCAGTGAGGGGGGAGCCCCCCGACTACGTCGAGATGGCGTTGAAGAGGGTGAGCGAGCTGAGCAGTACTGTGGATGTTGAAGTGATCATAGTCTCCGACGACCCGCCCGAGTTCCTCGAGTACCTCAGGAGGCTCGTAGACGAGTGGAGCAGGAGGCTCAAGGTCTACTACGTGTGGAGGAGCGAGCCTAGGGGGTTTAGAGCGGGCGCCCTTAACGTGGGCCTGTACGCCTCCACGGGGGACTACGTGTACGTTATGGACGTTGACTCCTTCTTCGACCCCTGCCTCGTCCTGAGAGGGGTCTCACTACTCAAGTCTAGCGAGAGGCTAGCGGGCGTCGTGGGGAGGTGGAGCGTGTGGAACAAGGGTAGCAGGCTCAGCGAGGCGCTGGCGTACAACATGGAGTACGTAGTTAACGTGTTGTTCAAGGCGAGGTCCGCCCTCTCGCTCGACATCTTCCCCCTCGGCACCGGTACTCTATTCAAGGCGAGCGTGCTGAAGGAGCTTGGCGGGTGGGACGAGGAGAGGTTACAGGACGACATGGACTTGGGCGTGAGGCTGTACAGGAGGGGCTACAGGGTTGAGTACATAGACTCGTGTAGGGTCTACGTTGAGGCCCCAACGAGATACAGCTCCTTGAGGGTACAGCAGGAGAGGTGGGCTTACGGGGCTACAGACGTCCTGCTCGCGAGGCTCGGCGCCCTCCTGAGAAGCCCGGTGAGCCTGGTCAGCAAGGTCGAGTCAGCGCTGTTCTTGGGCCAGTACACTGTAGTCCTCCTACTGTGGGTAGGCTTTGCTGTCACCGCGACCGTAAGCCTCCTAGGAGGAGTGGACTATACAGCCAAGTACGCGTTTATTACCGGGGCTTGGCTGTTCTCCCAGGCCCTCTTCGCTGCTGTGGAGACCTACACCCTGGGAGCCGGGTTGAGAGAGAGCGCTGTTAACCAGGGGAGAATGGCCGCTGTCACAGTCGCGTTGTCGGTGCCGATACTCAGGGGTGTGGCGAAGGCCCTTGCCAGGGCGAGACAGGAGTACAAGAGAACCCCGAAAGGGCTCTTCGAGAGGAGGATGCGCGGGAAGGGGGTCTCCGGGGAGCTGGCGCTACTAGTGGCTCTAGCAGTCGTCTTATTCCTCGTCGCTCTCCGTAAGTACGTCCTGCTGTCTCTTATTACATGCATGTACATGGTCAGCGTTGTATATACTTTAATAAGGTGGCCTAGAGATATAATCGGGTTGAAATAG